The following coding sequences lie in one Euhalothece natronophila Z-M001 genomic window:
- the rpmG gene encoding 50S ribosomal protein L33, with protein MASKKGTRIIITLECTECRTNPDKRKNGVSRYTTEKNRRNHSGRIEFKKYCPNCNRHTMHKETK; from the coding sequence ATGGCAAGTAAAAAGGGAACTCGGATTATTATTACCTTAGAATGTACGGAGTGTCGGACGAATCCCGACAAGCGTAAAAATGGTGTCTCTCGCTACACCACAGAGAAAAACCGTCGCAACCATTCTGGGCGGATTGAATTTAAAAAATATTGCCCCAATTGTAATCGGCACACTATGCACAAGGAAACTAAATAG
- a CDS encoding ferredoxin-thioredoxin reductase variable chain: MKPGDRVRVTQSVIVYHYPKHKKEPYDIKGMEGTIQEIVTEWQGRPISANLPVKVKFEKKFTAHLREDEVEVIEEAD, from the coding sequence ATGAAACCTGGCGATCGCGTTCGCGTTACTCAATCCGTTATAGTCTATCACTATCCCAAACATAAAAAAGAACCCTATGATATTAAGGGGATGGAAGGGACAATCCAAGAAATTGTCACGGAATGGCAAGGAAGACCGATTAGTGCGAATCTCCCCGTAAAGGTGAAGTTTGAAAAGAAATTTACTGCCCACTTACGAGAGGATGAAGTGGAAGTCATCGAAGAAGCAGATTAG
- the rpsR gene encoding 30S ribosomal protein S18 produces MAYYRKRLSPIKPGDPIDYKDVELLRKFITERGKILPRRITGLTARQQRDLTRAINHARQLALIPYVDAEN; encoded by the coding sequence ATGGCTTATTATCGCAAACGCTTATCCCCAATTAAACCAGGCGATCCCATTGATTACAAAGATGTGGAATTGCTTCGTAAATTTATCACTGAACGCGGCAAAATTCTTCCCCGCCGAATCACCGGCTTAACCGCTCGACAACAACGGGACTTGACAAGAGCGATTAATCATGCTAGACAATTAGCGCTGATTCCTTATGTGGATGCGGAAAATTAA
- a CDS encoding MOSC domain-containing protein: MVAQVHKVLIYPIKALDGVERDRASVVSPGALEFDRRWAILDENGNYVNGKRNPKVHQLRSQFDLTQPSVSLQKQGETTTATFNLSTEVEQLNQWLSEYFQQPVFLRENPAGGFPDDTEAYGPTIISTATLETVASWFSELSLENARSRFRANIELSGVPPFWEDQLFSTADTVVNFQVGAVEFEGINPCQRCIVPTRDPQTGETYPQFQKVFTQQRQATLPHWSNPTRFNHYYRLSINTRILHNQIGKLIAVSDKLTINC; encoded by the coding sequence ATGGTGGCTCAAGTTCACAAAGTGCTAATCTACCCTATTAAAGCCCTTGATGGGGTAGAGCGCGATCGCGCTTCGGTTGTTTCTCCTGGCGCTCTTGAGTTTGACCGTAGATGGGCAATTCTGGATGAAAATGGAAACTATGTCAATGGGAAGCGCAACCCGAAAGTCCATCAACTCCGTAGTCAATTTGACCTGACTCAGCCTAGTGTCTCCCTGCAAAAACAAGGGGAAACTACCACCGCTACTTTTAATTTAAGCACCGAAGTTGAGCAACTGAATCAATGGCTTAGTGAGTATTTTCAACAGCCTGTTTTCCTGCGAGAGAATCCAGCAGGAGGATTTCCTGATGATACCGAGGCGTATGGACCGACAATTATTAGTACCGCGACTCTAGAAACCGTTGCTAGTTGGTTTTCAGAGTTAAGTTTAGAAAATGCGCGATCGCGCTTTCGGGCTAATATTGAACTCAGTGGCGTTCCCCCATTTTGGGAAGATCAACTTTTTAGTACCGCCGACACTGTCGTTAACTTTCAAGTGGGTGCAGTAGAATTTGAAGGGATCAACCCTTGTCAACGTTGTATTGTTCCCACCCGTGATCCCCAAACAGGAGAAACTTATCCCCAATTCCAAAAAGTATTTACCCAGCAACGCCAAGCCACCCTTCCCCATTGGAGTAACCCAACTCGTTTCAATCATTATTATCGTCTCAGCATCAATACACGGATTCTTCACAATCAGATCGGTAAACTAATAGCGGTCAGTGATAAATTGACCATAAACTGTTAA
- a CDS encoding NAD(P)H-quinone oxidoreductase subunit J encodes MAEEEKETQNEQEASQIVEAGVVSSWLTENGLQNQPLARDHQGIEMISVEPDALLPVATALYQNGFNYLQCQGGYDAGPGKELVSFYHLAKVYDDADATEEVRIKVFLPRDNPSVPSVYWIWKAADWQERETYDMYGIVFEGHPNLKRLLMNEDWVGWPLRKDYISPEFYEIQHAY; translated from the coding sequence ATGGCAGAAGAAGAAAAAGAAACTCAAAATGAGCAAGAAGCGTCACAAATTGTGGAAGCAGGGGTTGTCTCTTCTTGGCTAACGGAGAATGGTTTGCAAAATCAGCCCTTAGCACGGGATCATCAGGGAATTGAAATGATTAGTGTTGAACCTGATGCGCTACTTCCTGTGGCAACGGCTCTATATCAAAATGGCTTTAATTACCTGCAATGTCAGGGAGGCTATGATGCTGGTCCGGGAAAAGAATTGGTCAGCTTTTATCATTTAGCGAAAGTTTATGATGATGCTGACGCTACTGAGGAAGTTCGCATTAAGGTATTTTTACCCCGTGACAACCCTTCTGTGCCTTCAGTTTACTGGATTTGGAAAGCGGCAGACTGGCAAGAACGAGAAACTTACGATATGTATGGCATTGTGTTTGAAGGGCATCCTAACCTGAAACGTCTTTTAATGAACGAAGACTGGGTGGGTTGGCCCCTGCGTAAGGATTATATCTCTCCTGAATTTTACGAAATTCAACACGCCTATTAA
- a CDS encoding lysophospholipid acyltransferase family protein, which yields MSNAKVSPWLSCLLYPLGCYWLIPSYFSKLDIIGRENIPRTAPLILAPTHRSRWDALIVPYTAGRWKTGRDLKYMVSENETWGLQGWFIRRMGGFPVNPIHPSLSTIRQSVEILSQGEVLVIFPEGNIFRHQPVQPLKPGLARIALQAESQRKVAETVKIVPMSIHYSQAYPQWGTQVKVKVGSPLDVSEYKQGSSRKKADLLTNDLEEALRELYDHDQELVNQCSNHSLQESH from the coding sequence ATGTCCAATGCAAAAGTTTCCCCTTGGCTAAGTTGTCTGCTTTACCCTCTAGGCTGTTATTGGTTAATTCCTAGTTATTTTAGTAAATTAGACATTATTGGGCGTGAAAATATTCCTCGTACTGCTCCACTGATTCTTGCTCCCACCCATCGCTCTCGTTGGGATGCCTTAATTGTTCCTTATACCGCAGGGCGTTGGAAAACAGGGCGAGACTTAAAGTATATGGTCTCTGAAAATGAAACTTGGGGATTACAAGGATGGTTTATTCGTCGTATGGGAGGATTTCCTGTTAACCCCATTCACCCTAGCTTAAGCACCATTCGCCAAAGTGTAGAAATCTTATCTCAGGGAGAAGTGTTAGTCATCTTCCCAGAAGGAAATATTTTTCGTCACCAACCGGTACAACCCTTAAAACCTGGGCTGGCTCGTATCGCATTACAAGCAGAGTCGCAACGCAAAGTAGCAGAAACGGTCAAAATTGTCCCCATGAGTATTCATTATTCTCAGGCTTATCCGCAGTGGGGAACGCAGGTAAAAGTAAAAGTGGGTTCTCCCCTTGACGTTTCAGAATATAAACAGGGTTCATCAAGAAAAAAGGCTGACCTTTTAACCAATGATCTTGAAGAAGCACTACGAGAGCTTTATGATCATGATCAGGAGTTGGTAAACCAGTGTTCTAATCATTCTTTACAGGAAAGTCATTGA
- the nuoB gene encoding NADH-quinone oxidoreductase subunit NuoB, protein MNSESTMNQGTLEEQQKEKILNPATRTGITQDLSENVILTTVDDIYNWSRLSSLWPMMYGTACCFIEFAAMIGSRFDFDRFGLLPRNSPRQADLIITSGTITMKMAPALVRLYEEMPAPKYVMAMGACTITGGMFSVDSPTAVRGVDKLIPVDAYIPGCPPRPEAIMDAIVKLRKKIANESIQERAGSLEQTHRYYSIPHNMKVVSPIHDGKYLSKGTWEAPPKELAEAMQPEVSTALSESQSQKEEA, encoded by the coding sequence ATGAATTCTGAATCAACAATGAACCAAGGAACATTAGAAGAACAACAAAAAGAGAAAATTCTTAATCCTGCAACTCGTACAGGAATCACTCAAGATTTATCAGAAAACGTTATTTTAACCACTGTGGATGATATTTACAACTGGTCGCGGCTATCAAGTTTGTGGCCAATGATGTATGGCACAGCTTGCTGCTTCATTGAATTTGCCGCGATGATTGGGTCAAGGTTTGACTTTGACCGCTTTGGATTATTACCCCGTAATAGCCCCCGTCAAGCAGATTTAATTATCACCTCAGGGACAATTACCATGAAAATGGCTCCAGCGTTGGTACGCCTTTATGAGGAAATGCCTGCGCCTAAATATGTCATGGCTATGGGGGCTTGTACTATTACAGGGGGAATGTTTAGTGTGGATTCTCCCACGGCTGTGCGTGGTGTGGATAAGCTGATTCCAGTAGATGCTTATATCCCCGGTTGTCCGCCTCGCCCAGAAGCCATTATGGATGCCATTGTTAAGTTACGGAAAAAAATTGCTAACGAGTCCATTCAAGAGCGTGCTGGTTCTCTTGAACAAACCCATCGCTATTACAGCATTCCCCACAATATGAAAGTGGTTTCTCCCATCCATGATGGTAAGTATTTGAGTAAAGGAACTTGGGAAGCCCCTCCAAAAGAGTTGGCTGAGGCGATGCAGCCTGAAGTTTCCACAGCGCTCAGTGAATCTCAATCTCAGAAAGAGGAGGCTTAA
- a CDS encoding RDD family protein: protein MSETTTIMPKESYPYRYPRVPIQRRVYAFLLDFFAVWLVSALVGIPIFQFIAFIVGWWGLRVYAVSRYKGQSLGRWAFDVEIINGRRAKLPNIEDLTKRELVLGATALLGMIGLQYGLPNVLTAMILNAPLFANLIIAIGDEEHQQGFHERFVDTVIVPSRRGYSLDIRIRRWVDEISDRMRQ, encoded by the coding sequence ATGTCAGAAACGACAACAATCATGCCTAAAGAATCTTATCCCTATCGTTATCCTCGCGTTCCGATTCAACGTCGAGTCTATGCGTTTTTATTAGATTTTTTTGCCGTTTGGTTGGTCAGTGCATTAGTGGGTATTCCTATTTTTCAGTTTATTGCCTTTATTGTCGGTTGGTGGGGATTAAGAGTGTATGCTGTTTCTCGCTACAAAGGGCAAAGTTTAGGGCGTTGGGCATTTGATGTGGAAATCATTAATGGGAGGCGGGCAAAACTCCCTAATATAGAGGATTTAACAAAACGAGAATTAGTCCTTGGTGCAACTGCGTTGTTAGGGATGATTGGCTTACAATATGGCTTACCCAATGTTCTCACTGCTATGATCTTGAACGCACCTTTATTTGCTAATTTAATAATTGCCATTGGTGATGAAGAGCATCAGCAGGGATTTCATGAGCGCTTTGTTGATACCGTCATTGTTCCTAGTCGCCGTGGTTACTCCCTTGATATTCGGATTCGTCGTTGGGTTGATGAAATCAGCGATCGTATGAGACAATAG
- a CDS encoding secondary thiamine-phosphate synthase enzyme YjbQ, translated as MSHYQETITVKTSGKCLHKITSKVESIVAQSGVDRGICHVFIRHTSASLIIQENADPEVLTDLSNFMKQLVPEDSSLYVHNAEGPDDMPAHIRSVLTNTSEQIPIDRGQLRLGTWQGIYVWEHRDRAQMREIVIHISGV; from the coding sequence ATGAGTCATTATCAAGAAACCATTACTGTTAAAACTAGTGGGAAGTGCTTACATAAAATTACTTCTAAAGTAGAATCAATTGTCGCCCAATCAGGGGTAGATAGAGGAATATGCCATGTTTTTATTCGTCATACCTCGGCAAGTTTAATTATTCAAGAAAATGCTGATCCCGAGGTTTTAACGGATCTCTCTAACTTTATGAAACAATTAGTTCCAGAGGATAGCAGCCTCTATGTTCATAATGCTGAGGGGCCCGATGATATGCCAGCCCACATTCGCTCAGTTCTCACTAATACTTCGGAACAAATCCCCATTGATCGCGGACAATTACGATTAGGAACCTGGCAAGGAATTTATGTTTGGGAACATCGCGATCGCGCTCAAATGCGAGAAATTGTCATCCACATTAGCGGCGTGTAA
- a CDS encoding WD40 repeat domain-containing protein, which translates to MATKSHFSPIDRVAVIVIILLGIFVTFLVTADNVCGTDCWFKVSPSVQQFNWEEREINANDRAFILTFSRPMDRASVEENLEIEPDLSGKISWSGRRMAYTLDEPAPYGREYQIKIEGAKERLGSEIRPFDEIVRTRDRAFAYLGVEGDEKGRLIVYNLTQQEKSILTPPDLVVHEFESYPERDRILFTATDQETWEEGKIDQQLYTVTTGLNQNQSDKEVKRILDNQDYRLLDFDLSPNGEKIVVRRAEKENLGDVSLWLLENNQAPKMLEETTGGQFMIPPDSETLAIAQDQGVGLIPLTDDTEPSNFLPRYGQVISFSPDGKAAAMVNFNTQDAEKQYIRSLYFVNNRGVEKNLLDTDGSILSCEFSPRGTHLYCLLTELMEGEDYQEQPYLVSIDLETEDVTPMMTLPEYQDIEMSLSPDGLALLFDQIITVNNPENRSSTLRSDSGETIIGSSLWLLIPGSPLTASSHDHSQLEELPIAGLGPKWLP; encoded by the coding sequence ATGGCTACTAAGTCTCATTTCAGCCCAATTGATCGGGTTGCCGTTATTGTCATTATTCTATTAGGCATTTTTGTAACCTTTTTAGTCACTGCCGATAATGTTTGTGGAACCGATTGTTGGTTTAAAGTCAGCCCCAGTGTGCAACAATTTAACTGGGAAGAACGGGAAATTAATGCCAACGATCGCGCTTTTATTCTCACCTTTAGTCGTCCCATGGATCGGGCAAGTGTGGAAGAAAATTTAGAAATTGAGCCAGACTTATCAGGAAAAATTAGTTGGTCAGGGCGACGTATGGCTTATACGTTAGATGAACCTGCCCCCTATGGGCGAGAGTATCAAATTAAAATTGAGGGCGCAAAAGAACGGTTAGGGAGTGAAATTCGTCCCTTTGATGAAATTGTCAGAACGCGCGATCGCGCCTTTGCTTATTTAGGGGTAGAAGGAGACGAAAAAGGACGCTTAATTGTCTATAATTTAACCCAACAAGAAAAAAGCATTCTCACCCCACCCGATTTAGTGGTTCATGAATTTGAAAGTTACCCAGAGCGCGATCGCATCCTTTTCACAGCCACTGATCAAGAAACTTGGGAAGAAGGAAAAATTGACCAACAACTTTATACCGTCACCACAGGACTAAATCAAAATCAGTCAGATAAAGAAGTTAAACGCATTTTAGATAACCAAGACTACCGACTTCTAGACTTTGATCTCTCACCGAATGGCGAAAAAATCGTAGTCAGACGAGCCGAAAAAGAAAACCTCGGAGATGTCAGTTTATGGCTACTTGAAAATAATCAAGCTCCCAAAATGCTAGAAGAAACCACAGGTGGTCAATTCATGATTCCCCCTGATAGCGAAACCCTAGCCATCGCTCAAGATCAAGGTGTGGGACTAATTCCTTTAACAGACGACACAGAACCCTCTAACTTTCTTCCCCGATATGGTCAAGTAATCAGCTTTTCCCCTGATGGTAAAGCCGCTGCCATGGTCAACTTTAATACTCAAGACGCTGAAAAACAGTACATCCGTTCTCTCTACTTTGTTAATAATCGCGGCGTGGAAAAAAATCTCCTCGATACCGATGGCTCAATCCTTAGCTGTGAATTTAGTCCTAGAGGAACTCATTTATATTGCTTATTAACCGAACTGATGGAAGGAGAAGACTATCAAGAACAACCCTATCTAGTTAGTATCGACCTTGAAACTGAAGATGTTACCCCAATGATGACCCTTCCTGAATATCAAGATATTGAAATGAGTCTTTCTCCCGATGGGTTAGCTCTCCTCTTTGATCAAATTATCACTGTGAATAATCCAGAAAATCGTTCTTCAACCCTACGTAGTGACTCTGGAGAAACCATTATTGGTAGCAGTTTATGGTTATTAATTCCAGGCTCGCCACTCACTGCAAGTTCTCATGATCACTCTCAACTAGAAGAATTGCCCATTGCTGGATTAGGGCCAAAATGGTTGCCGTGA
- a CDS encoding TIGR03943 family putative permease subunit has protein sequence MRVLKNVPFYRWYAFILPSLDAVTFLGWGILLLGYWLSGEIRLLIHPNYVWLVILTGFILLFAGIAKSIELYKERNNIYFNNRKKVVQHITLLPSGWSTGFLLITLILATFIPPKVLDSDVALQRGIRETLPLTQTQPEPFRVNVQPEDRSLIDWVKTLNSYPEPEAYRGDAVDVKGFVIKMNELDDNYFLLAKFIITCCALDAYPIAIPVKIDGNNEAYKEDSWLEIQGEMTTEMLPLEGMQYKEGTLNRQLVIKAESITEIPTPDNPYGY, from the coding sequence ATGCGCGTTCTCAAAAACGTTCCCTTTTATCGTTGGTATGCCTTTATTCTTCCCAGTTTAGATGCTGTAACCTTTTTAGGGTGGGGCATTTTACTATTAGGCTATTGGCTCAGTGGTGAAATCAGATTACTGATTCATCCTAATTACGTTTGGTTAGTGATTTTAACTGGTTTTATTTTATTATTTGCAGGGATTGCGAAAAGTATAGAACTGTATAAAGAACGCAACAATATTTATTTTAATAATCGTAAAAAAGTTGTTCAGCATATTACCCTTTTACCCTCAGGATGGAGTACAGGTTTTCTTTTAATTACGTTAATTTTAGCCACATTTATTCCACCAAAAGTGTTAGATAGTGACGTTGCGTTACAAAGAGGAATCCGAGAAACCCTACCTTTAACCCAGACTCAACCTGAACCCTTTCGAGTGAATGTGCAACCTGAAGATCGTTCTTTAATTGATTGGGTAAAAACCCTAAATTCTTATCCAGAACCAGAGGCATACAGGGGAGATGCTGTCGATGTTAAGGGATTTGTTATTAAAATGAATGAACTCGATGATAATTATTTCTTATTAGCTAAATTCATTATTACTTGTTGCGCTCTTGATGCTTATCCCATTGCAATTCCTGTTAAAATTGATGGCAACAACGAAGCATACAAAGAAGATAGCTGGCTGGAAATTCAAGGAGAAATGACAACTGAAATGCTGCCATTAGAAGGAATGCAATATAAAGAGGGAACTCTTAATCGCCAACTCGTCATTAAAGCAGAAAGTATTACTGAAATTCCGACACCTGATAATCCCTATGGCTACTAA
- the ftsH gene encoding ATP-dependent zinc metalloprotease FtsH: MVLQSAFFASPTLARDNGEELSYSQFLEKIERGEVREVEIDSRTNIAVVEYDDGTGSTNTEEVQLFSDHSDTISRLREQNVPLDIDTSGDNAQTVGIIANGFLIVLLIGGLALIIRRSAKNSGQAMSFGKSRARYQVEDQTGVRFDDVAGIEEAKEELQEVVTFLKETERFTAVGAKIPKGVLLVGSPGTGKTLLAKAVSGEAGVPFYSISGSEFVEMFVGVGASRVRDLFKKAKENAPCLVFIDEIDAVGRKRGAGVGGGNDEREQTLNQLLTEMDGFEENTGIIVIAATNRADVLDPALMRPGRFDRQVRVDLPSYIGRLGILEVHARNKKLAPEVTLESIARKTPGLSGADLANLMNEAAILTARRFKPMITLVEIDDALDRITIGLSLNPLLDSKKKRLIAYHEVGHALLMTLLEHSDPLNKVTIIPRSGGVGGFAQQSFDEEMVDSGLYSRAWLMDRITITLGGRAAEMEIFGDAEVTAGASNDLKVVSNLAREMVTRYGMSDLGPLALESGNDQVFLGGGDMYNRNEYSEEVASKIDEQVRAIALRGYERARQIIREHRDLMDHIVDILLYEETIEGDEFRKIVSQYTQLPEKQLAKAGSK, encoded by the coding sequence ATGGTTTTACAAAGTGCTTTTTTTGCCTCACCAACCCTAGCTAGAGACAATGGGGAAGAGCTAAGTTATAGCCAATTCTTAGAAAAAATTGAGCGTGGAGAAGTGCGGGAAGTAGAAATTGATTCTCGCACCAACATTGCAGTTGTGGAATATGACGATGGGACTGGCAGCACAAACACCGAAGAAGTACAACTCTTTAGTGACCATAGTGACACAATTTCTCGGTTGCGCGAGCAAAATGTCCCTCTTGATATAGACACTTCTGGGGATAATGCTCAAACCGTGGGAATTATTGCCAACGGCTTTCTCATTGTCTTACTAATAGGCGGATTAGCTTTAATTATCCGTCGCTCTGCTAAAAATTCAGGACAAGCAATGAGTTTTGGCAAATCTCGCGCCCGTTATCAAGTAGAAGATCAAACAGGGGTAAGGTTTGATGATGTGGCTGGCATTGAGGAAGCTAAAGAAGAACTACAAGAAGTTGTAACCTTTCTCAAAGAAACCGAACGCTTTACCGCAGTTGGGGCGAAAATTCCTAAAGGTGTGTTACTGGTGGGGTCTCCAGGCACAGGAAAAACCCTCCTTGCTAAAGCCGTTTCAGGAGAAGCTGGCGTTCCCTTCTATAGCATTTCTGGTTCAGAATTTGTGGAAATGTTTGTAGGGGTTGGGGCTTCTCGTGTCCGTGATCTCTTCAAAAAAGCCAAAGAAAATGCTCCTTGTTTAGTTTTTATTGATGAAATTGACGCTGTCGGGCGTAAACGCGGTGCTGGCGTTGGTGGTGGCAATGATGAACGCGAACAAACCCTGAACCAGTTGTTAACCGAAATGGACGGGTTTGAAGAAAATACAGGTATTATTGTCATTGCTGCTACAAACCGCGCGGATGTCCTTGATCCTGCTTTAATGCGTCCTGGGCGATTTGATCGGCAAGTGCGTGTAGATTTACCCAGCTATATTGGACGATTAGGGATTTTAGAAGTTCATGCTCGCAATAAAAAATTAGCCCCAGAAGTCACTCTCGAATCTATTGCCCGAAAAACCCCTGGGCTATCAGGAGCCGATTTAGCCAACCTGATGAATGAGGCAGCTATTTTAACAGCGCGACGATTCAAGCCGATGATTACGCTCGTAGAAATTGATGATGCCCTAGATCGCATTACCATTGGCTTAAGTTTAAATCCCCTGTTAGATAGCAAGAAAAAACGTCTCATTGCCTACCATGAAGTGGGACACGCCCTCCTAATGACGCTCTTAGAACATTCGGATCCGCTCAATAAAGTCACGATTATTCCACGCTCAGGGGGCGTTGGTGGCTTTGCTCAACAAAGTTTTGATGAAGAGATGGTGGATAGTGGCTTATACAGTCGAGCATGGCTTATGGATCGCATTACCATTACCCTCGGTGGACGTGCTGCAGAAATGGAGATTTTTGGCGATGCAGAAGTCACTGCAGGGGCAAGTAATGACCTGAAAGTGGTCTCCAATTTAGCCCGAGAAATGGTCACTCGTTATGGCATGTCAGATTTAGGGCCATTGGCTTTAGAAAGCGGTAACGATCAAGTGTTCTTAGGCGGTGGGGATATGTATAACCGCAATGAATATTCCGAGGAAGTTGCCTCTAAAATTGATGAACAAGTCCGCGCGATCGCGCTTCGAGGGTATGAACGAGCGCGACAAATTATTCGTGAACACCGAGACTTAATGGATCATATTGTGGATATTCTCCTTTATGAAGAAACCATTGAAGGGGACGAATTTCGCAAAATTGTCTCTCAATATACCCAACTTCCTGAAAAGCAATTGGCAAAAGCTGGTTCTAAATAA
- the ndhC gene encoding photosynthetic/respiratory NAD(P)H-quinone oxidoreductase subunit C, whose protein sequence is MFSLSGYEYLLGFLIICSLIPVIALTAAKLLRPSGGGPETSTTYESGMEPIGGAWIQFNIRYYMFALVFVIFDVETVFLYPWAVAFNQLGLLAFIEALIFIAILVVALVYAWRKGALEWS, encoded by the coding sequence GTGTTTAGCCTATCTGGTTATGAATACTTGTTGGGATTTTTAATTATCTGTTCATTAATCCCAGTCATTGCTTTAACCGCCGCCAAACTATTACGACCCAGTGGCGGTGGGCCCGAAACTTCCACCACTTATGAATCAGGAATGGAACCCATTGGCGGTGCGTGGATTCAATTTAATATCCGCTACTATATGTTTGCCCTTGTCTTCGTCATTTTCGACGTGGAAACCGTATTTTTATACCCTTGGGCAGTAGCATTCAACCAATTAGGGTTACTTGCCTTTATTGAAGCCCTAATTTTTATTGCCATTCTGGTGGTGGCATTAGTCTATGCATGGCGCAAAGGAGCATTAGAATGGTCATGA
- the tatA gene encoding twin-arginine translocase TatA/TatE family subunit, with translation MLGLGWLEVSVIIGVAILIFGPKKLPEMGSSLGKTLQGFREGMSNPSQEEEENSYIDKD, from the coding sequence ATGTTGGGTTTAGGCTGGCTAGAAGTAAGCGTCATCATCGGAGTTGCTATTTTAATTTTTGGTCCCAAAAAGTTGCCAGAAATGGGGAGTTCTCTCGGAAAAACGTTGCAAGGCTTTCGTGAGGGAATGAGTAACCCCTCCCAAGAGGAAGAAGAAAATTCTTATATTGATAAAGACTAA
- a CDS encoding rhodanese-like domain-containing protein: protein MNSPMQEVSVEEFAIALENFSPEDTQLIDVREPQEVATASISGFINLPLSEYEQWSDQIHQQLDAEKETFVICHHGVRSAQMCYWLKQQGFSNVKNISGGIDAYSCAIDPSVPRY, encoded by the coding sequence ATGAATAGTCCGATGCAAGAAGTGTCTGTGGAAGAGTTCGCGATCGCGCTAGAAAATTTTTCTCCAGAAGACACCCAACTGATTGATGTCAGAGAACCGCAAGAAGTAGCAACCGCGTCAATTTCAGGCTTTATTAATCTTCCCCTTAGCGAATACGAACAATGGTCTGATCAAATTCACCAGCAACTTGATGCAGAAAAAGAAACCTTTGTCATTTGTCATCACGGTGTTCGTTCTGCCCAAATGTGTTATTGGTTAAAACAACAGGGATTTAGTAACGTCAAAAATATTAGTGGCGGGATTGATGCCTACAGTTGCGCGATCGATCCCTCAGTTCCCCGTTATTAG
- a CDS encoding phycocyanobilin:ferredoxin oxidoreductase: MLDTSSSLRSQQHPLIQSLANTLENTWQTQLELSPYELPEDLGYIEGRLEGDKLTIENACYQTKTFRKIHLELAQVGKNLDILHCVMFPRPEYNLPIFGCDIVGGRGQISAAIADLSPISADGRLPAAYEENLSQLPAPQFSQPRELPPWGSIFSQFCLFVRPENEQEEQQFLQRVQDFLTLHCQQGTIAETVSSEQAHANLAAQQNYCQQQQKNDKTRRVLEKAFGEEWAERYMTTVLFDLPA; the protein is encoded by the coding sequence ATGTTGGATACTTCATCGTCATTACGTTCCCAGCAACATCCCTTAATTCAATCTCTGGCGAATACGTTAGAGAACACTTGGCAAACACAACTAGAGTTATCGCCCTATGAGTTACCTGAGGATTTAGGCTATATTGAAGGGCGATTAGAAGGGGATAAACTCACCATCGAAAATGCTTGCTATCAGACGAAAACGTTTCGGAAAATCCATCTAGAGTTAGCCCAAGTGGGGAAAAATTTAGATATTCTCCATTGTGTTATGTTTCCGCGACCTGAGTATAATCTTCCGATCTTTGGGTGTGATATTGTCGGGGGACGAGGGCAAATTAGTGCAGCGATCGCGGATTTATCGCCAATTAGTGCTGATGGTCGCTTACCTGCTGCTTATGAGGAGAATCTTTCTCAACTCCCTGCGCCTCAATTTTCCCAACCTCGGGAATTACCACCATGGGGAAGTATTTTTTCTCAATTTTGTCTCTTTGTTCGTCCTGAAAATGAACAAGAAGAACAGCAATTTTTACAGCGAGTCCAAGACTTTCTAACCCTTCACTGTCAGCAGGGAACTATCGCAGAAACCGTTTCTAGTGAACAAGCCCATGCTAATTTAGCCGCCCAACAAAACTATTGCCAACAACAGCAGAAAAACGATAAAACCCGTCGCGTTTTAGAAAAAGCCTTTGGGGAAGAGTGGGCGGAACGCTATATGACTACGGTTTTATTTGATCTGCCAGCTTAG